A DNA window from Mycolicibacter hiberniae contains the following coding sequences:
- a CDS encoding DUF4334 domain-containing protein, translated as MNEEQARTTFNALRERTGQIPDAEIDEFWALLPPATLDQMIGEWHGGEFVTGHRMNGLLEKARWFGKTFNSVTDVQPLVCLDDDGNKFSNVKLGKGEASLWAEEFRGEVVATMVYDGQPTHDHFKRIDNDTVLGIMNGKGVLDNGKYFYFYLERV; from the coding sequence ATGAACGAAGAACAGGCCCGCACCACCTTTAATGCCCTGCGGGAGCGCACCGGGCAGATCCCCGACGCCGAGATCGACGAGTTCTGGGCGTTGCTGCCGCCGGCCACCCTCGACCAGATGATCGGCGAGTGGCACGGCGGGGAGTTCGTCACCGGCCACCGGATGAACGGCCTGCTGGAAAAGGCCCGCTGGTTCGGCAAGACCTTCAACTCGGTGACCGATGTCCAGCCGCTGGTGTGCCTGGATGACGACGGCAACAAGTTCTCCAACGTCAAGCTCGGCAAGGGCGAGGCGAGCCTGTGGGCCGAGGAGTTCCGCGGCGAGGTCGTGGCGACCATGGTCTACGACGGCCAGCCCACTCACGACCACTTCAAGCGGATCGACAACGACACCGTGCTGGGCATCATGAACGGCAAGGGCGTGCTGGACAACGGCAAGTACTTCTACTTCTATCTCGAGCGGGTGTAG